One Mycobacterium marseillense DNA window includes the following coding sequences:
- the dapC gene encoding succinyldiaminopimelate transaminase: MSASLPEFPWDTLAGAKAQASAHPDGIVDLSVGTPVDPVAPVIQEALAAAGSASGYPATAGTARLREAAVAALARRFGVTGLAEANVLPVIGSKELIAWLPTLLGLGSADLIVVPELAYPTYDVGARLAGARVLRADSLTQLGPQSPTLYYLNSPSNPTGRVLGVDHLRKVVGWARDRGCLVASDECYLGLGWEAQPLSILHPSVCDGDHTGLLAIHSLSKSSSLAGYRAGFVAGDSDLIAELLAVRKHAGMMVPTPVQAAMVAALDDDAHELQQRQRYERRRAGLLPALRAAGFTVDYSEAGLYLWATRGESCHDSVAWLAQRGILVAPGDFYGPRGAQHVRVALTASDERIAAAVRRLA; the protein is encoded by the coding sequence GTGTCGGCCTCCCTGCCGGAGTTTCCCTGGGACACGCTGGCCGGCGCGAAAGCGCAGGCCAGCGCCCACCCCGACGGGATCGTCGACCTCTCCGTCGGCACCCCGGTCGACCCGGTGGCCCCAGTGATCCAGGAGGCGCTGGCCGCGGCCGGTTCGGCGTCAGGGTATCCGGCCACCGCGGGCACCGCCCGGCTGCGCGAGGCGGCGGTCGCCGCCCTGGCCCGCCGGTTCGGCGTCACCGGGCTGGCCGAGGCCAACGTGCTCCCGGTGATCGGCAGCAAGGAGCTCATCGCGTGGCTGCCGACGTTGTTGGGTCTGGGCTCCGCGGACCTGATCGTGGTGCCCGAGCTGGCGTACCCGACCTATGACGTCGGGGCGCGGCTGGCCGGGGCGCGGGTGCTGCGGGCGGATTCGCTGACCCAGCTGGGTCCGCAATCGCCGACGCTGTATTACCTGAACTCCCCGAGCAATCCGACCGGGCGGGTCCTGGGCGTCGACCACCTGCGCAAGGTGGTCGGATGGGCCCGCGACCGGGGCTGCCTGGTGGCCTCCGACGAGTGCTACCTCGGGTTGGGCTGGGAAGCCCAACCGCTGTCGATCCTGCATCCCTCGGTCTGCGACGGCGACCACACCGGGCTGCTCGCGATCCACTCCCTGTCGAAGAGCTCCTCGCTGGCCGGGTATCGGGCCGGCTTCGTCGCCGGCGATTCCGATCTCATCGCCGAGCTGCTCGCCGTGCGCAAGCACGCCGGAATGATGGTGCCGACGCCGGTGCAGGCGGCCATGGTGGCCGCCCTCGACGACGACGCCCACGAGCTGCAACAGCGGCAGCGCTACGAGCGGCGTCGAGCCGGCCTGTTGCCGGCGCTGCGGGCGGCCGGCTTCACGGTCGACTACTCCGAAGCCGGGCTCTATCTCTGGGCCACCCGCGGCGAGTCCTGCCACGACAGCGTCGCCTGGCTGGCGCAGCGCGGCATCCTGGTGGCCCCCGGCGATTTCTACGGCCCGCGCGGCGCACAGCACGTGCGCGTCGCGCTGACGGCCAGCGATGAGCGGATCGCCGCCGCGGTGCGCCGGCTCGCCTAG
- a CDS encoding APC family permease, with amino-acid sequence MTSSTGKLRIPLSVGDVAKRVFLGKPLITEDIASEKLSNGVALGALSPDAVSSVAYGPEQILIELLPHAGLAAFLLLLPITGVILLILVLVAASYRQVVMAYTRAGGSYIVARDNFGPRVAQIAAAALLIDYVVTVAVQSAAGTVAVVSAVPALGPYSLAITVGVVLIICYANLRGLREAGMPFAVATYSFIAMVGLTIVVGVARAIGGGLPVYDPAHMAGAVPVNQGNGLVLGATILVLLRAFANGGSSLTGVEAISNTVDYFRKPQGRNARRVLTAMACILGFLLAGVAYLAHVTHATPYLTEYPSVLSQIGRAVYGNGMVGDVFYVLVQASTAAILFTGANTSFNGFPALASFVAEDRFLPRQLTKRGHRLVFSNGIITLTTLSVALLVVTGGSVNALVPFYAIGVFTGFSMAGYGMTKHHVTHREPGWRHRLAINLSAAILSTVVVGIFAVAKFTEGAWLVVVVFPVLVFVLTRLNREYRAEAAILEMFRSDRPELVKYARHKVLVFVDSVDLAVIEALRYGRGLRADELVAVHFMVDPAHATQLRKRWDHFALDTPLRIVDCPDRRISRSAQLLVAKARDEQPNTNVTVLLPRRTFARLLGRLLHDRTADKVAQAVSLIPDAAATIVPYDVESRIREAYPDSFEQRISQEIDKIQAWVSQDEDQKVEAYEHPERPSSLIMVAGLISGQRATIEGRVSEVEDLADRGRTRRQIVVGDSSGEITVTFRPGRGGADIRPGQLLRISGKARQAGQRSLSMVDPAYQVIEDPAQEAESGAAEQADQS; translated from the coding sequence GTGACCAGTTCGACCGGCAAGCTGCGCATCCCGCTCTCGGTCGGGGACGTCGCCAAGCGTGTGTTCCTGGGAAAGCCGCTGATCACCGAGGACATCGCGTCGGAGAAGTTGTCCAATGGCGTTGCGCTGGGGGCGCTTTCGCCGGACGCGGTGTCATCGGTCGCCTACGGTCCCGAGCAGATCCTGATCGAACTGCTGCCGCACGCCGGGCTGGCGGCGTTCCTGCTGTTGCTTCCCATCACCGGCGTCATCCTGCTCATCCTGGTGTTGGTGGCCGCCTCCTACCGGCAGGTGGTGATGGCCTACACCCGGGCCGGCGGCTCCTACATCGTCGCGCGCGACAACTTCGGCCCCCGCGTCGCGCAGATCGCCGCCGCGGCGCTGCTGATCGACTACGTGGTGACCGTCGCGGTGCAATCGGCGGCCGGGACGGTCGCGGTGGTCTCGGCGGTCCCCGCGTTGGGGCCCTACAGCCTGGCGATCACGGTCGGCGTGGTGCTCATCATCTGCTACGCCAACCTGCGTGGATTGCGGGAAGCGGGAATGCCGTTCGCGGTGGCGACCTACTCGTTCATCGCCATGGTCGGGCTGACCATCGTGGTCGGCGTCGCACGCGCCATCGGCGGGGGTTTGCCGGTCTACGACCCCGCGCACATGGCCGGCGCCGTGCCCGTCAATCAGGGCAACGGGTTGGTGCTGGGCGCGACGATCCTGGTGTTGTTGCGCGCCTTCGCCAACGGCGGTTCGTCGCTGACCGGGGTCGAGGCCATCTCCAACACGGTCGACTATTTCCGAAAGCCCCAGGGCCGCAACGCCCGTCGGGTGCTCACCGCGATGGCCTGCATCCTGGGTTTCCTGCTCGCCGGTGTCGCCTACCTCGCCCACGTCACGCACGCCACGCCGTATTTGACCGAATATCCGTCGGTCCTGTCGCAGATCGGTCGCGCGGTCTACGGCAACGGCATGGTCGGTGACGTGTTCTACGTGTTGGTCCAGGCCTCGACGGCGGCCATCTTGTTCACCGGCGCGAACACCAGCTTCAACGGCTTCCCGGCCTTGGCCAGCTTCGTCGCCGAAGACCGCTTCCTGCCGCGACAGCTGACGAAACGCGGTCACCGCCTGGTGTTTTCGAACGGCATCATCACGCTGACCACGCTGTCGGTGGCGCTGCTGGTGGTGACCGGCGGCTCGGTCAACGCGCTGGTTCCCTTCTACGCGATCGGCGTGTTCACCGGGTTCTCGATGGCCGGCTACGGCATGACCAAACACCACGTGACGCATCGCGAGCCGGGATGGCGGCACCGGTTGGCCATCAACCTGTCCGCGGCGATCCTGTCGACGGTCGTGGTGGGCATCTTCGCGGTGGCGAAGTTCACCGAGGGCGCCTGGTTGGTGGTCGTCGTGTTCCCGGTGCTGGTGTTCGTGCTGACACGCCTGAACCGCGAATACCGGGCAGAGGCAGCCATTCTCGAGATGTTCCGCAGCGATCGCCCGGAACTGGTGAAGTACGCGCGGCACAAGGTGCTGGTTTTTGTCGACTCGGTCGACCTCGCGGTGATCGAGGCGTTGCGGTACGGCCGGGGCCTGCGGGCCGACGAACTCGTTGCCGTGCACTTCATGGTCGACCCGGCCCACGCCACGCAACTGCGAAAGCGTTGGGACCACTTCGCTCTCGACACTCCGCTCCGGATCGTGGACTGCCCCGACCGGCGGATCAGCAGATCCGCGCAGTTGCTGGTCGCCAAGGCCCGCGACGAGCAGCCGAACACCAACGTGACGGTCCTGTTGCCGCGCCGCACATTCGCGCGGCTGTTGGGACGGCTGTTGCACGACCGGACCGCGGACAAGGTCGCCCAGGCCGTCAGCCTCATCCCCGACGCCGCCGCGACGATCGTGCCCTACGACGTGGAATCGCGGATCAGGGAGGCCTACCCGGACTCGTTCGAACAGCGCATCTCCCAGGAGATCGACAAGATCCAGGCCTGGGTCTCCCAGGACGAAGACCAGAAGGTCGAGGCCTACGAACATCCCGAACGGCCATCGTCGCTGATCATGGTGGCCGGCCTGATCTCCGGACAACGCGCCACCATCGAAGGACGCGTCAGCGAGGTCGAGGACCTCGCCGACCGCGGCCGAACCCGACGGCAGATCGTCGTGGGCGACAGCAGCGGGGAGATCACCGTGACCTTCCGCCCCGGACGCGGGGGCGCCGACATCCGGCCCGGGCAGCTGTTGCGGATCAGCGGCAAGGCCCGCCAGGCCGGTCAGCGTTCCCTCTCGATGGTCGATCCGGCGTATCAGGTCATCGAGGATCCGGCGCAGGAGGCCGAGTCCGGTGCCGCCGAACAAGCCGACCAGTCTTAG